The Gossypium hirsutum isolate 1008001.06 chromosome D03, Gossypium_hirsutum_v2.1, whole genome shotgun sequence genomic interval AACATGACAAGTTCCAAAACCAAGTAAATAACAGAAATTGTTGTCCAAGATAAAACCCAGTTGTACTCGTCAACATTTATTACCCAGCTTTGCGGAGAAAAACTCACAAGAACTTCCTGTATGGCCTACCATTATCTTCATCCTGCATATGCTGTTGGAAAAATTACCAAATCACTCAGCAATTCAATTTGAGAAATGTACAAAGGGAAATAAAAATGGAAAGAATACTATCTCTATTGCACAATGttcttgcaaacaacacaagacAGAAATCAAAAAAGAACTTGCAACAAAAAAATGGGAATCAACAGCTGAAATTGTTAAATCAAATCctgcaaattaaaaagaaattaaagagtTTCAAAGGAGGGTTTTTTCTATTCCTTGCTTTGTCAACTTTTAACCTGTTTTATTGCTGACGAGTGAATGCCAGAGAATAGTTCGCTTTAGTTTCATATTGATAACTTTTATGGGAAGACTACTATAGGCAATAATAGAATAAAAGTTCTTATATTTTGTCCTTCGCATGTGTTAAACAAAAGAACATGAATATAGATGTATCAAATATGTCCTATTGAAAGAACTTTGTTCTTGATTACCACTACATTCAATATGTGCATTTTTGTTATATTCTTGCCTCGCAACATTCGTTGGTTATACGAATGTTGTTTTTTTCTAGGGGTGGTTAGACCTATGTTACATTACAAGGACTTGAGATAAGGTAAGTGTAGTGCATTACCAATTTTGTTACCAAAGCAATACATCTCGGCATAAAAAATTTAGCATAGTAGTTGTTAATATCAAACCAACCCGAAGATTTATTCCACAAAAAAATTTCATTCAGAAAAATTTCTGATTTTCAAATCCCTTTTTAAAACTACAAAACACTAAGGAAACTAATCAGAACCCAAAAAATAGAACTCGACTAAAACATCAATTATCATGGTCAGGCAGTCAATCTCAACAAGAATCTTATAGCcccaaatcaaatttataatatatgatCTACAACAGGTAAGAAGAAACATGGTGCAGCTAACAAAAAGGAAACCTTTTTTTGCATTATTGTGCATCACCAATTTTGATACCACAGCAATATAAATCACGGCATAAGAATGTTAGCTAAAATCAAGCCAACCCAAGGATTTACACCACAAAAAGTTTCAGAAGAAAGGCCAACAATTTATTTTCAAAACCCTTTTTCAAACTACGAAACCCTAAGGAAATCAATAATCAACTAAAACAACAATAGTCGAAATCAGGCAGTCAATCTCGACAAAGAATCGTGCAGACCCAAATCGATTAATCAAACATCACCCCAAAATCTCCCATTCAACCAATTTAAAaatgcaattaaaaaaataaattatgatcgCAAAAAAGAAACCGAAGTCTAAAAATCGATAAAATCAAGACTAAGGTATCAAATTAAAGAGAGGTGGGGAAAAAGGGGGAATACAAATTCTCGAACAATGCCCTTGTAGACAAGGACGGGGATAGCGATGCCGAATATGCCGACGAGAGCGAAGTTGCGGCGAGTCCAGCGAAAGTTATGCTCCAGATTCTCTCTCGCACTGCCCCAATCTTCAATGAACCTGTTCTTGTTCGCCTCCATTCCTCCCCCCATCTTTGATTCCTTTCCCTTCCTTTCCGCTGTAGTATCCTTAAGCTTTCTCTTTTCTACTGGACCTTAGATGTTATTTATGTTGTGGACTCAGTGTTTACAATAGCCTGTTTGGCTGCATTCTTTATCCTATTCCACAAACAGTTATCCCTCTAAACCCAAAGGTGGTTCGGATATTCGACAGAGTGGAATAAAGACAAGATTCTtttgtaattattaaaaaaaataacattcactattaaaaaaaatttaaggaaaataattaatgtgaaaatagattagataaaaatattaattttcaaaatttcaaaattttactgaaaTTAACAttcactatttttttaattttattttatttttagtttttaattttaaaattcatgcagcacttttgtttgaaatatttattttaaattatgtcatataaaatattgcatataatttaatggttaaatgaatTATTTCAATAATGGAAGGTCTTGATTGTTTTAATCTCGATAGTTTGATGATATAATTAGAACATTTTGAAGTTTTGGCCCAATTTAGACTGAGGGTCATAATTTAGAGATATCCGATACAATCAAATGTAATATATAATATCATAATATAAACTAGAAATCCTCTCACACGTGTATACTTGAagaaacccaaatttaaaacacATCTGTGTTTAAAAGTAACATACAATAATTAATGAAATGTacgatttgaaactaattaatcataatagcACATAAGACATGTACGATATTAaagtagaaataaattatttaggtttcaaacttttttttttttttgaaagtcaAACCTAATTCTTGAGTGActtccaaaaaaattatttagatttcTAACTTAGTCACATAAAACAAATGGGCCCCAAAAAAAGTGTGAGAATACAATATATCGTAGACCCAACAAGGTTTTTAATCCAAAGATTAATAGGCTTCTCTTTTTCGGCCCATAATAAACCCAAATTCATGGACTGTTGACTTGTTACTTAGAATCCCCTCCCTATCAATCACCATCAACGGATATGAACTAATATCCAGTTCCTTTTTTTGGGGGGCAAACTACCTATTTAGTCATCCGATTTATTCATGTTCTTATTTTGGTAATCCAtttcaaaattttgttattttaatcacACTCGTTAGATAAGTTATCAATTTTAATCACTCTACCGTTCAAATGAGTTTGATCACCAGACGGAACGATGACGTGATctggtataataacaaaattaactttCAATGTTTacctattttattaatttaatattggttttgaaaaaataaaaacaaaattaactcttaatatttacacattatacCAATTTAGTCAtgattctaaaattaaaaaatatatatataattaaaattaaaaaattgttgaaatttataaaagtatataaaatactcaaaataattataaaacataatGATGCAAAGCAAAGTACTAAACATATATCTAAAAGATAATTCCATAAATACCtagaaattttgtgtttacaATCTCTATCATTGAATGAGTATATACTAGACCTGGATCATGGGTTAAGCTAAACCGAATTCGGGTCGGTGcaaaaatttatacatattttttaagcTCAGACTCGGCCCGACtcaaaaatgggcctaaaattctGCCCAAACCAAATGTTAGAAAAATAACAGCAAAATAAATGATTCAGGTCAGGCTCCTTATTGAGGCATGGCctatttagaaaaagaattttattttttatccaaatttatttttcgagcctatatttttacccatacCCTCTCACTTTTCGGATCTGGACAGATAACTcgacccatgatcaggtctagtaTACACTCTTTACACTTAACGCCACAATCAATCCAGAAAACATTAATTACAAATTTATATCTAAAAACTAATTTCATAAGTACTTAAAAATTATGTTTCATCAAGAACTTCAACTAGTATCTTTGTAACATTCATCCTTAAAAAACCTATCAATCATTGCAAATCAAACagaattaattttatatatatatatatatatatatacagatttGTATTTAACTCCTGGCTAATTAAGGAATGGATACAGTCTGGACTTGGTTCATCACACAAGCCAATGATCgatccaaaaaacaaaaaacaaaaacaaacgaAGATTTTTGTATACCCTCAGCCATGGAGTTCCAaagtaaaaatgtgaataaaaaacCCAGCATAAGGGGAAGAAGATTATAGATTTAGTAatttacaaaagaaaaaataaaagttgaagcCTTCATGATCTATTGTCTTCCATTAATTCAAGTCCTTGAGGTTCGTCTTCCATGATACTCTCCAATGAAGGTCTCCAAGAATGATATATGTCTCATGTACTTTGCTTcgcatcatcattattattattattattattattattttaatattttaataattttttaagttttaaatttttaaatttttaaattatatcttcttaatttttaaaatcatgacCAATTTCGTAAATATAAaggattaaatttgtttttttttaaattatgattaatttaataaaataggtAAACATTGTGggctaattttattattataccacATCATGTTAGCATTCTGTTTGGTGATCAAACTCATTTTAACGATAGAGTGACTAAAGTTGACGACTTATCTAACAAGAATGACTGATTTTAAAGTGAATTTggttatccaattttttttttattttagtgactcaactttttaaaattaaatattttaatcatttttgtcATTAACTTTATAACAAAAttctaatgaaaataaatatttgtgaaatttacaatatataaatagtaaaatcAGTTATTTGGATAAGTTAGGTCTTTTAAAATCAAGTTACACTCCCATCAACTTGAACCATTAATGCCTCCAATCGCATATGTATATGTCAATTGAACCACTGGTGGAGCGGCAAAATATTTGTGTTTAAGTGTTCAATTGACACAAATCCTAAGTTTGATATCAGGACAACCTCTACCCATtactcttttatatatatatatatatatatacttatatctATACTATATATTAAGCACTTGCCTAATTTTATAAGgtaaattgtattattttgaaaatgtatttttttcattttatatcttttatatagaaaaatacacgcaaaacaaaatttgaaaacccttataatttttaacatttatactttACGACCAAACttcatttatcatttatatcaattttataaatatatttattataaaattttactcTTCACCTACATTATGGGTGTGCCATAACccgatataaatatatatatatcattcattaaTTTAAACATTGTTAGGAATTGGTTTAACATAATTCCCAACTAAATTTGCATAAAAATTCATTTCCAAAAGATAGGCAAGCAAACCCATTAGTTCATCCATGGTGATCATGTTGTGTGTTTTTAAtacaaatttgaaattaaaaaaatctaaatgaaTAAAAACAAACCAACTCGTATATACCCAATAAAGTATGTATATCATCTACCTAAACTTCCTTATCTTGTCCTTTAAACTCCATATATTTTGGCTTTATTAATTAATCATTCGTTTAAAAcacttttataaataaattatatacatcTCAGAATTATAATCGAGATTTAAATTAGTCCTCGAATTTTAAAATGttctaactaaaatttcaaaatgccAACATCAAATCAATTACGTCTTTCTATTAGCCTAACTATTAACTTGAGCATTAAATGTCAATATGACATATTCAAAACACATATACTTACTATATAGATAACTTGAATCCAACGTGTTAAGAAACCGAATAATGCCATTAAAATTTACcgagattattttttaaatatattagatCTGAGTTTTTCATGTGATAAacttatatgtttttaaaatttgtttcgTATGTTTTAAGTATACGActgatatattttaaaatttaaatcatattttaaGATTTCAAAGCTTAATTTTTGGTTATTGTCCAAAAGTGGGTAGGGTACATGACCCCTTcattatctttaaatattttaaagataaacGTATCAAATTGTCtattacaataatatttttaCCAACTAGACACaactatatttcaattttttaaagttagttttcaaaattctttttaattaaaagtggtatttaaatcatttattttattatattttatcgcagaaaacaatattaataaataaatttttcgaTAAAATAAGATATATTTAATAATCTGTATACCTATTttaaaaaaaccattaaaaaccaatctaaaaattcaaataaggaaataatttactaataaaaaaatctttaaaaatattgttGCTGGTCATATGGCTGAATTACGTCTTGCTCATCGTTTGTTGAGTCGAAACTGGAAGGTCTTTGTTCATCATATTCCTAGGTCCCAAAATACTATTGCTGATCATATAGCCAAGTGTATGGCgacaaatttcataaaaattcattgGTTTGAAGAACCCCACAATCCGCTAAAAACTTAATTGAGGTGGATTTTGTTCTTTGAAAAACTAGTGTATTATTTAGTTTTCCCTTTAGGTGGTCTTTTATctaaaaaaaagggtaaactacacccatggtcacttttgtttaccttaagttacgttttagtcacttatgtttgaaatgttacgttttagtcatttacgttatcatgttgtaacattttagtcactgagccattaatcgtcattaatggtgtaacggtaagctgacgtggcacgttaaatcatcatttcaaacaaaattttaggttaaattatacaattgatccccatatttttttcgttttaagtaatttaattttttttattttatgttctttaaactttcctctttttttccattctcttttgtttctccctctgttttcatatccttcccatttcttttaatatattaggaaGTCGAATTGGCAGTGAAAAAAGAAGTAGGAAGTCGACTATCATCATttgcctataaccaaaacccataaacccataccatgcttctttcttcactaccaattcgacttcctggtatgttaaaataaataaagaaggtaGGAAAccagagggagaagcagaagagaatggaaaataaagaaaataaagaatgaaagttaaaagaacataaaagaattaaattgctcaaaacgaaaaattatggggaccaattgtataatttaacctaaaatttttgttttaaatgataatttaacgttCCACGTtagcttaccattacaccattaacgacaattaacggctcagtgactaaaatgttacaatacaaTAACGTAAGTGGCTAAAACGTAACATTACaagcataagtaactaaaatgtaacctaaggtaaacaaaagtgaccatgggtaGTTTACCCCAAAAAAAATCCTTTAAAAATAATACGCGATTTTCTGTCCTATTTATTGAAGactttttgtttgaatttttttatatataaaaattatacatatgGGATTTAGACATTCCACATGCTagccttcaaattttttaaatttatgcagTCGACGTTCCCTTTCTAATTctaataattaatgtatttattgcTTGTTTACAGTAGTTTCAAGATTTGGTGGTTGAAGATGGTTCACGCCTGAGAGCTACAAAAGAGATTATCTTTCAAGAAAGGATAGATTTATGGAACTTTGGACAGCTCTGAATTTTCTTGAAATGCCCATCTTTATATTTGGATGGTACTTTTATTGTGGGATGAAGGCTTGACATGAGTTTTTTATGGAATGATGTCCTATCTCATAGGAGATGATCTTATGTGACGAGATCGGATCGTATTAGGAATTTTGGTGTTGTATTATAATAAGAATTATGATATGCACAGTAAAAATGATTGATACATTTAATACGGACAAATCTCCATTAGCCGAGGTGATTTTCCgttgatttttaagtttttcttttcttttctttgttcgtCGGTGATTAAAGAGGTCCCATAACATGCATTGAAATCACATAGCCATTTTTCTCGTCAAAATTTTCATGCTGTTATAGTCTAAGAGGCATTCTCATGCAGTCATATACGTGTTTGGAATATGTCTCTGGAAAATTAttgaaaaacaaatataaatcaaACACTAAAATATTAATCATTGCAGAGTTTaaatattatcatgtattttatttttaatattttttatttttttactacgTCCTAAAGAAGGTAGGTGTCTTCCTTTAAACCCTGTCTAAACTTTCCTTATTTATAGAACTTAAAATGTCTAATTTTGCTAGTGGTCCctgtacttaatttttttaaaatttaattcctgTGCTACAATTTATAAACACTGAATCCttatactaatttaaaaatattattggaAGTGATAATTTTATGTCTGAGAGGCTGACATGGGAGGGTCAAAGAAGCAGCCAAAATTAGTAGAAATTACAAggatttaatttcaaaatttgataaaatacAAGGGCCACTTACAGAATTAGACCAAAGTTTTATATATAATGAATATTGAAATTTGCTTGTCACTGGATgtaactttcatttattttgaaatgATGTAAAAGGAAATCCTAAACAATTATTTACTCCTTGAagaaattgcatatatatatatacatgattagACTGTCATTTAACTGTTAAAGTAGTGATAATTATATAAATAGATGACCTCTGATTATATCTTATGCTGATGCTTCCAAGCAACCATTGTGTTTTACTTTTTGAGGTTACATCAATTTCcatcattattttattaatcacTTAAGAAGTTCATTTTTAGTGAATGATTTTACTCAATAGAGGTTCggattattttttgattttaatttaagatatttttaCATAAAGAAGTAATTACAATCTCGATATTGATCCTAATTGTATCAAATTACCCACCTAAATACCTTACAATACAATTAATAAACTTTTCCAAACAATATCTGGAGTGTGACAAAATAACCACAAGAATACAACAAAGCTATCGACAAAAACACTCAAAAACTACATGCCACAAACAATCTATTTATAGACTGATACAAGAGTTCATCTAACAAAATTTTGATAAGCTTTAAACTCGTATTTAAAACCTGAAATTATCCCATTAATTATCTTGAGTATTTATCACATTACGGCCTTCATAAACCAATCTCCAAAACTCTCTCAATAGATAAGGATAAATGTTTTATTCACTTTAAACTTCTCACTATGATCAGTTAAAGAACTGAAGAATCCTAACTGAACTCCAACTGTTGTCTTGTCAAACATGTCACCACTTTGAAGGCCGAAAGCAACAACCGTCCTCGAGGCTGAAACCTCCCACACGGCCCAAGCAGAAGTTATTCTCGTTCTAACAGAACATGAAACAAACAGGTAAAAAAACCCAACAAATGTAATCCACGTGTTTCACATATACTTCATGTCATAGTTGAACAGGTATTTATCACCCACGCTAATAACTAGATAAATAAAATGACCTAATTGATACGttattagaggtgctcatggaccgggcggctcggcccggcccggcccaacaGCCAGTtcgaaatatgagagggttcgggtaaaaatataggcccgaaatatgggttgcgcaaaaaaatgaggcccgtttagaaaacaggcCAAGCCACGAGCTCTACTTTTTTGGCCCAAGCCCATCCCAGCCCGgcccaaatataataaataaatatattttttatttttttaaattttaaaatatttttaaaatacttttttaaattttttatttttaaaataaatttttggtgcttattaaaaaatgggccgggatagactcgggcttaggaattttttcgGACCGGGCCTAGACAAAATTTTatgcccatatttcgggccgagcTATGCCCAGGCCAAGGACACAGGCcaaattttttatgggcccggcccgacccatgagcacctctatgcGTTACTAATATATTgagaattcaattaaaatattttaatgtttagaaacaatttaaaacataaacaatAGCTGAAGGATATTTGGTGGGATTAACTAATATGAGAAATGAGGAATAAAAAATTAGGATTTAATTGTTGGGTAGGCCTACCGACGAGAGCAAGTgtgaataaatttatataaaaatatttactcaAACAATCAACACTCCCTATTCACTCACAAGTAGTTCAACAAGTTTGAATTCTCGTAATTTGAATCCAATTTTTGGTAACTGCTTTGGCCCCCATTGTCCCCCCTATGACTTCAACTCAATAACCACACTCATCAATTTGATTATATAAGAAAGAATTGTATAAAATCACGTCGTCTtatataattgtttaattatttaataattttttaataaatttttcatgtcattaatatataattttgataattttttaaacctaaatcttaaattttaaatcctGAATCTTAAACTCTGAACCACACTAAATCAAaaagttaaggtttagggttcaaAGTTTAGGATttaggttaaaaaaattattgagattTTATATCGAtgacataaaaaaaattactgaaCTATCgttaaataattaaagaaaaatacaaGATGACGTGTCCACCATGATTCATACAATTTTGAATATAGAAACCTTCTCAAAGATAAAAGAATTAGCCAACCTGTTAGATTATGGCTATAGCTGATTAGAATTGCATCTAAACACATGCAAACTTTGCAATGAAATGTTGACTATTTATCAGTTTTGGTATTCCCATGTGGATTGTCACAGTTCGGTCTTgaaaatactattttaaaatgtaattaactttgaaagtaaaatttaaaagagGAATAACATTTAGTTTGAGATAACTCTACGAGAGTTAGAGCTTTGTTTTTGGGATTCGGATTTGTACGTTTagtaaatttaagtttatttattttcatattatacttttttgtttgtttgtttatttagtgaaaagttaaaatttctTTCACCCGTGACTTTTATTCTCTTTAGAAGTCCACGTAAATGTTTATAGATTCGATCTTCTCTATTTTCTTATTCGTTATTTATACAGGTCGATTCTCGACAGTTCCATTTATGTGAAATCAATTAAATTTGTAGTATTTAGTTTAATCTTAAACCAAAATAGAAAGGTCGCTGCATATTTCAAAGTCCCCATGTTAGGTACAGAAAAGATTTGGTGTTCTCTAGTGGACCATAAAAAGCTGATGATGTCAACTTCAGACCAGCAatgaatatataattaattaagtagTAGCTACTAATTATGCATTATTTGTTTATGGTATCACTCTTTtagatttttaatatattaatctttttggctttatttgacctagaggtgttcatgggccgagcAGTCCGGACCGATGGctcgcccgaaatatgggagggttcgggtaaaaatataggctcaaaatataggtttggacaaaaaaaagagGCCCGTTTTCTTGGGCACCACTTTTTCTGTCTAGGCCCTGCCCGGCCTCGGCccgaatataaaaatatatattttttaattttaaaatattttaaaaatacttttttttatttttaaaataaattttttgtgtttattaaaaaaagcgCCGGGTCAGGCCTGAGCTTAGAAATTTTTTCTCGAGCCAGGCTAGGACAAAATTTCAAACTCATATTTCAGACTCGGGCTCGAGCCTAGGACACGGGTCCGACCTATGGACACCTCTAATTTGGCCCTAGCTTATCTgccccttttattttattatacttttgtTGGTTTAAAAACTACAAATTGTGTggatataataaatatttgaccAAACTGATCACACAATACAGTACAAGCAACCTAATTTATACATTAATGGTATTGTAATTCTTATAAATTTGAGGTTAAAAATTGGTGAAATAAATCACATTAGAGAATATACATAGTTAAA includes:
- the LOC107927018 gene encoding uncharacterized protein; translated protein: MGGGMEANKNRFIEDWGSARENLEHNFRWTRRNFALVGIFGIAIPVLVYKGIVREFHMQDEDNGRPYRKFL